The Arachis hypogaea cultivar Tifrunner chromosome 19, arahy.Tifrunner.gnm2.J5K5, whole genome shotgun sequence genome has a window encoding:
- the LOC112776806 gene encoding tubulin-folding cofactor D, with product MEPKQETVKNNDDGVSEDLTLNQDEDEFDSKERVLHKYFLQEWKLLKSLLDATVSNGRVSDPSSVHKFRSIIDKYQEQGQLIEPYLESMISPLMNIIRSRTIELGAASDEILEIIKPICIIIYSLVTVCGYKAVIKFFPHQVSDLELAVSLLEKCHLTSSGTSLRQESTGEMEAKCVMLLWLYILVLVPFDISTVDTSIANNENLNEFELAPLVLRIIGFCKDYLATAGPMRTMAGLVLSRLLTRPDMPKAFTSFVEWTHEVMSSVTEDILHHFQLLGAVEAMAAIFKAGSRNLLLGVIPIVWNDTSILYKSSTAARSPLLRKFIMKLTQRIGLTALPHRLPSWRYTGRTTKLNVSLNTSISIDQSNMAAHGNSSKSNEVIDGAEDEDMEVPENVAEIILMLLSVLRDMDTIVRWSAAKGIGRITSRLTSSPSKRVLSYVLDLFSPWEGDGSWHGGCLALAELARRGLLLPTSLPEVVPVVVKALHYDVRRGPHSVGSHVRDAAAYVCWAFGRAYYHADMRSNLEQLAPHLLTVACYDREVNCRRAAAAAFQENVGRQGNYPHGIDIVNTADYFSLSSRVHSYLHVAVFIAQYEGYILLFVDDLLDRKICHWDKSLRELAAEALSFLVKYDPQYFANTVMEKLIPCTLSSDLCMRHGATLATGELVLALHQCSYALLSDKQKTLADVVPAIEKARLYRGKGGEIMRSAVSRFIECISISKVALSEKIKRSLLDTLNENIRHPNSQIQNAAVKALKHFIPAYLLASDNKGTSNVTAKYLNMLTDPNVAVRRGSALAIGVLPYELLASQWRNVILKLCSSCAIEKNPEERDAEARVNAVRGLTSVCETLISEREDAATPLIENDISLFVLIRNEVMMSLFKALDDYSVDNRGDVGSWVREAALDGLEKCTYMLCKIDKSASLSGTSDGKEIESLVQPLNDNLPKNKQELLLFDENLATSLIRGICKQAVEKMDKLREAAANVLHRILYNQMIYIPYIPFREKLEEIISKEAKAKWAVPSYSYPRFVRLLQFGCYSKDMLSGLVISIGGLQDLLKKVSLSAVLEYLEEVESEEHNTRMSREYMLSVDILWILQQYEKCDRVIIPSLKTIEILFSKKVFLNMEANTPTFCAGVLDSLAIELKGSKDFSKLYAGIAILGYVASVPEPINMRAFSQLVSFLVHRYPKIRKAAAEQVYLVLLQNGNLVAQDKIEKALEIICDSCWDGDMDLAKQQRVALCEIVGLEVGPIGKNTDGASRKTSTKKPTDLDENASYSSLVEASGF from the exons ATGGAACCGAAGCAAGAGACAGTGAAGAACAATGATGATGGGGTTTCGGAGGATCTGACTCTGAATCAGGACGAAGACGAGTTCGATTCCAAGGAGAGGGTGCTCCACAAGTACTTCCTCCAAGAGTGGAAGCTCCTCAAGTCACTCCTTGACGCCACTGTTTCAAATGGCCGTGTCTCTGATCCTTCGTCTGTTCACAAATTCAGATCCATT ATAGATAAGTATCAAGAGCAGGGCCAACTTATAGAACCTTACCTAGAAAGTATGATTTCTCCACTGATGAACATTATTCGTTCCAGAACAATTGAGCTCGGGGCAGCTTCCGATGAAATTCTTGAAATAATCAAGCCGATATGCATCATTATATATTCATTAGTCACGGTTTGTGGATACAAGGCTGTGATTAAGTTCTTTCCCCATCAGGTGTCGGATCTGGAACTTGCTGTATCTCTATTGGAGAAGTGTCATCTTACGAGTTCTGGAACGTCGCTGAGGCAGGAAAGCACGGGAGAGATGGAAGCTAAGTGTGTGATGCTACTATGGCTTTATATACTTGTACTGGTGCCTTTTGACATCTCCACTGTTGACACCAGCATTGCCAACAATGAAAATCTCAATGAATTTGAGCTTGCCCCTCTTGTGTTGAGAATAATAGGGTTTTGTAAGGATTACCTTGCAACTGCTGGTCCCATGCGTACTATGGCTGGACTGGTGCTCTCAAGGCTACTTACTCGGCCAGATATGCCAAAAGCCTTTACGAG CTTTGTTGAGTGGACCCATGAGGTCATGTCTTCTGTAACCGAAGATATACTCCATCATTTCCAATTACTTGGTGCTGTTGAAGCAATGGCTGCTATTTTCAAG GCTGGCAGCCGGAATCTATTGCTTGGTGTAATCCCCATTGTTTGGAATGACACTTCAATATTGTATAAGTCCTCAACTGCAGCTCGAAGCCCTTTACTTCGCAAGTTTATAATGAAGTTAACCCAACGGATTGGGCTCACTGCCCTTCCTCATCGGTTGCCCTCATGGCGATATACG GGAAGGACTACCAAACTAAATGTTTCTCTGAATACATCCATTTCAATTGACCAGTCCAATATGGCTGCGCATGGCAACTCCTCCAAATCAAATGAAGTTATAGATGGAGCAGAAGATGAAGATATGGAGGTTCCAGAAAATGTTGCAGAGATTATTCTGATGTTGCTATCTGTTTTGAGGGATATG GATACCATTGTCCGCTGGTCTGCAGCTAAAGGCATTGGGCGTATAACTTCACGATTGACATCATCTCCTTCTAAGCGGGTTTTATCATATGTTTTGGATCTATTTTCACCTTGGGAG GGTGATGGTTCCTGGCATGGAGGCTGTTTAGCTTTGGCTGAACTTGCTCGTCGAGGCCTTCTCTTGCCTACTAGTCTTCCCGAAGTTGTTCCTGTTGTTGTGAAG gCGCTGCACTATGATGTTCGGAGAGGTCCACACAGTGTTGGTTCTCATGTACGTGATGCAGCTGCTTATGTATGTTGGGCATTTGGGCGTGCATATTATCATGCAGATATGAGGAGCAACTTAGAACAGCTGGCTCCACACCTCCTTACAGTGGCATGCTATGACCGTGAG GTTAACTGCAGAAGAGCAGCAGCAGCTGCTTTTCAGGAGAATGTTGGACGGCAAGGGAATTATCCACATGGCATTGACATAGTGAATACTGCAGACtatttctcactttcttctcGAGTACACTCCTATCTTCACGTTGCTGTCTTCATTGCTCAGTATGAAGGATATATTCTTCTGTTCGTGGATGACCTGCTGGATAGAAAAATTTGCCACTGG GATAAAAGCTTGCGAGAACTTGCTGCGGaggctctttcttttcttgtaaaATATGACCCTCAGTATTTTGCAAACACTGTCATGGAAAAGTTAATTCCTTGCACTCTTTCATCTGATTTATGCATGCGCCATGGGGCTACTCTAGCAACTGGGGAGCTGGTTCTGGCTTTACATCAATGCAGCTATGCTCTTCTTTCTG ATAAGCAAAAAACTCTTGCTGACGTTGTTCCTGCAATTGAGAAAGCGCGGCTTTATCGTGGAAAGGGAGGAGAGATAATGCGTTCAGCTGTTTCTAGATTTATTGAATGTATTTCCATATCTAAAGTGGCTTTATCGGAAAAGATAAAGAGAAGCTTGCTTGATACTCTTAATGAGAATATAAGACATCCTAATTCTCAGATACAG AATGCCGCTGTTAAAGCCCTTAAACATTTTATCCCGGCATACTTACTTGCTTCAGATAATAAAGGTACAAGTAATGTGACAGCAAAGTACCTCAATATGCTGACCGATCCAAACGTAGCTGTAAGGAGAGGATCTGCATTGGCAATTGGTGTTTTGCCATATGAGTTATTGGCTAGCCAGTGGAGAAATGTGATTTTGAAGCTTTGTAGCTCTTGTGCAATTGAG AAAAACCCTGAAGAGAGAGATGCTGAAGCACGTGTAAATGCTGTCAGAGGGCTCACATCAGTATGTGAAACATTAATTAGTGAAAGAGAAGATGCTGCAACACCTCTTATTGAGAATGATATTTCTCTGTTTGTTCTAATAAGGAATGAGGTGATGATGAGTTTATTTAAAGCTCTTGATGACTATTCTGTTGATAACCGAGGTGATGTTGGATCTTGGGTTCGTGAGGCTGCATTAGATGGCCTTGAAAAATGTACATATATGCTTTGTAAGATAGATAAGTCAGCCTCTTTGTCCGGAACATCAGATGGAAAGGAAATTGAATCTTTAGTGCAGCCTTTAAATGATAACTTGCCTAAGAACAAGCAAGAGCTTTTATTATTTGATGAAAATCTTGCTACCAGTTTAATCAGAGGAATTTGTAAGCAAGCCGTAGAGAAGATGGATAAGTTGAGAGAAGCAGCTGCAAATGTTCTCCACAGAATTTTGTATAACCAGATGATATATATTCCATATATACCTTTTCGAGAGAAGTTAGAAGAAATCATTTCTAAGGAAGCAAAAGCAAAATGGGCC GTTCCTTCCTACTCTTATCCACGCTTTGTGCGGTTACTTCAATTTGGTTGTTATAGCAAAGATATGCTATCTGGATTGGTTATCTCTATTGGAGGGTTGCAAGATTTATTGAAGAAGGTATCACTCTCAGCAGTGTTGGAATATCTAGAAGAGGTTGAATCTGAAGAACATAATACAAGAATGTCCAGGGAGTACATGCTATCTGTTGACATCCTGTGGATTCTCCAACAATATGAGAAATGTGATAGAGTTATCATACCCTCTTTAAAG ACCATTGAGATCCTATTCAGCAAAAAGGTATTCCTTAACATGGAG gcCAACACTCCAACTTTTTGTGCTGGAGTTCTGGATTCTCTTGCAATCGAATTGAAGGGATCCAAAGACTTCTCTAAGTTGTATGCTGGTATTGCAATACTTGGTTATGTAGCTTCAGTaccagaaccaatcaatatgaGGGCCTTTTCAcaacttgtttcttttcttgtgcaTCGGTACCCTAAG ATTCGAAAAGCAGCAGCTGAACAGGTGTACCTTGTCCTGCTACAAAATGGGAATCTTGTAGCTCAAGACAAGATTGAGAAAGCACTCGAAATCATTTGCGACAGTTGCTGGGATGGCGACATGGATCTAGCAAAACAGCAAAGGGTAGCATTATGTGAGATCGTAGGTTTGGAGGTGGGGCCAATTGGTAAGAACACTGATGGAGCATCAAGAAAAACCAGTACTAAGAAGCCCACAGACTTGGATGAGAATGCATCATATTCCTCATTAGTTGAGGCATCTGGCTTCTGA
- the LOC112777746 gene encoding uncharacterized protein, which produces MSPTAQVKPAYVAQAQHTPHVGQAQHTTPVAQTQTTQTGPPTTSEPGTQSQPNLQQNQVPTQESRAKQRNRRNSYKRPAPSGQTFVQGGIGEAPKIFVPRATSESSESDDDDSDPDYHQYESEELHSPYSSDCDSEYEAERNVWPQGNPNAAFGSVHLELGMEFETMEQFKRAVRKFNIQIGRSIMFSRVEPLKCKAICCEDNCPWSIYCSRSNEPKSFQVKTFVNQHVCARSHTNKSADRKWVIEQLEEKLRDQRDFKTSEAEAWFRREFNVTINYKKIQRAMKKARENIEGSEREQYANLRDYILALLTTNPGTTIDMDTTPMPDSLPIFKRLYICFDACKKGFIQGCRPFIGLDGTFLKGYYGGQLLTAVGQDANNQIFPIAYAVVDSETRDNWRWFLELLHRDLGNYRVHGWNFMSDQQKGLIPAMEQAMSGVHHRFCAMHIWANFTKKWKDKQLKGAV; this is translated from the exons ATGTCACCCACAGCCCAAGTTAAGCCAGCATATGTGGCCCAAGCCCAACACACACCACATGTGGGCCAAGCCCAACATACAACTCCTGTGGCCCAAACCCAAACCACTCAAACTGGACCACCAACAACTTCTGAACCTGGAACTCAATCACAACCCAACCTTCAACAAAATCAGGTCCCTACCCAGGaatcaagagcaaaacaaagaaaCAGAAGAAATTCTTATAAGAGGCCAGCTCCTAGTGGACAGACCTTTGTGCAAGGAGGCATAGGTGAAGCTCCAAAAATATTTGTCCCTCGTGCAACCAGTGAGTCATCAGAGAGTGATGATGATGACTCTGATCCAGATTACCATCAGTATGAGTCTGAGGAGCTGCACAGCCCTTATTCGTCAGACTGTGATAGTGAGTACGAGGCAGAGCGCAATGTTTGGCCTCAAGGAAACCCGAATGCTGCTTTTGGCTCAGTACATTTAGAGCTGGGGATGGAATTCGAAACTATGGAGCAATTCAAAAGAGCTGTTAGGAAGTTTAATATACAAATTGGAAGGAGTATCATGTTTAGCCGAGTGGAACCATTGAAGTGTAAGGCAATTTGTTGTGAGGACAACTGTCCTTGGAGTATCTACTGTTCCAGGTCTAATGAACCAAAGAGTTTTCAAGTTAAGACGTTTGTCAACCAACATGTTTGTGCAAGAAGCCACACCAACAAGTCAGCTGATAGAAAGTGGGTTATTGAACAGCTAGAGGAGAAGTTGAGGGACCAAAGAGACTTTAAAACATCTGAAGCTGAGGCATGGTTTAGGAGAGAGTTCAATGTAACCATCAACTACAAAAAAATACAAAGGGCAATGAAGAAGGCAAGGGAGAATATTGAGGGCTCTGAGAGAGAGCAATATGCTAATTTGAGGGATTACATACTTGCCTTGTTGACAACTAATCCAGGAACAACTATTGATATGGACACTACCCCTATGCCTGATTCCCTCCCGATCTTCAAGAGACTATACATATGTTTTGACGCTTGCAAAAAAGGTTTCATACAAGGTTGCAGACCATTTATTGGACTTGATGGCACATTCTTGAAAGGTTACTACGGTGGGCAATTGCTTACAGCAGTGGGACAAGATGCTAACAATCAGATCTTTCCCATTGCATATGCAGTCGTTGACTCAGAGACAAGAGATAACTGGAGATGGTTTCTAGAACTTCTGCATCGTGATTTGGGGAACTATAGGGTGCATGGTTGGAACTTCATGAGTGACCAACAGAAG GGTCTGATACCAGCCATGGAGCAGGCTATGTCCGGAGTGCATCATCGGTTTTGTGCAATGCACATTTGGGCCAACTTCACTAAAAAATGGAAGGATAAACAGTTGAAAGGAGCAGTGTGA